The following proteins are co-located in the Sporolactobacillus pectinivorans genome:
- the uppS gene encoding polyprenyl diphosphate synthase: protein MPTHVAIMMDGNGRWGKQRGMTRSQGHFAGAQALERTIDAALELNIKILTLYVFSTENWKRPKAEVDDLMKLPVKFLHTKLSKFIQKDIKLIFSGNINGLPEPTRKAVEIAAEKTKNNDKLTVNFALNYGGKNEILTVAKTIISEVCNSAMSVDGINEETIEKHLFTKNLPSPDLFIRTGGEKRLSNFLLWQLDKTELWFTDVYFPDFNKQLLIKAIQEVNQRDAQKLS, encoded by the coding sequence ATGCCAACCCACGTTGCCATCATGATGGATGGCAACGGACGATGGGGAAAACAAAGAGGAATGACAAGAAGCCAGGGTCATTTTGCTGGTGCCCAGGCTTTGGAAAGAACAATAGATGCAGCGCTGGAATTGAATATCAAAATACTAACTCTATACGTTTTTTCTACAGAGAACTGGAAACGTCCAAAAGCTGAAGTGGATGATCTTATGAAACTGCCCGTAAAATTTTTGCATACAAAACTATCAAAATTTATTCAGAAGGATATTAAGTTGATTTTTTCGGGCAATATAAATGGGCTTCCGGAACCAACACGAAAGGCTGTGGAGATTGCGGCGGAGAAGACGAAGAATAATGATAAACTTACTGTCAACTTCGCATTGAATTATGGAGGGAAAAATGAGATTCTCACTGTGGCTAAGACAATAATTAGTGAGGTGTGCAACTCGGCCATGTCTGTTGATGGTATCAATGAAGAAACGATTGAAAAACATTTGTTTACAAAAAACCTGCCCAGTCCGGATCTGTTTATCCGAACCGGCGGAGAGAAGCGATTAAGCAATTTTTTATTATGGCAATTGGACAAAACGGAATTATGGTTTACCGATGTCTATTTTCCTGATTTCAATAAACAATTACTGATAAAGGCCATTCAAGAAGTAAATCAAAGAGATGCACAGAAACTTTCCTGA
- a CDS encoding GNAT family N-acetyltransferase — protein MKQLDIRKMEVDEFFKCNNIWDMKKQQKLADQFYNELITGNRVTFVYVKNNEFIGEGSLVFDMNDSDYTIKGKRIYLSRLIVKEAFRNQGIGSQIINFLIDYARDLGYQEMSIGVDIDNLVARNLYRKEGFIKVLFQGKDAYGAYQKLLKEI, from the coding sequence TTGAAACAACTCGACATTAGAAAAATGGAGGTAGATGAGTTTTTTAAGTGCAATAACATTTGGGATATGAAAAAGCAACAAAAATTAGCTGATCAATTCTACAATGAATTGATCACTGGGAATAGAGTCACCTTTGTCTACGTAAAGAATAATGAATTTATTGGTGAGGGTTCTTTAGTTTTTGATATGAATGATTCCGATTACACAATAAAAGGCAAACGAATTTATTTATCCAGATTAATAGTAAAAGAGGCATTTAGAAATCAAGGGATCGGAAGTCAAATTATAAACTTTCTTATTGATTATGCCAGAGATTTAGGGTATCAAGAAATGTCAATTGGAGTCGATATAGATAATCTCGTTGCAAGAAATCTGTATAGAAAAGAGGGATTTATTAAGGTACTGTTTCAAGGAAAAGACGCATACGGGGCGTATCAAAAACTTCTTAAAGAAATCTAA
- a CDS encoding cytochrome C biogenesis protein, whose amino-acid sequence MTIKNCKVEVLIPEVFIVKLRNRLNEMGVLKVGKYDHVLSYSEVRGYWRPLEGANPYDGEVGKISSGSECKMEFRCPYESIGDVKRVIKSVHPYEEPIINVFPLL is encoded by the coding sequence ATGACTATTAAAAACTGCAAGGTTGAAGTGCTGATTCCAGAAGTATTTATTGTGAAACTGAGAAACCGATTGAATGAGATGGGTGTTCTTAAGGTTGGAAAGTATGATCATGTCCTATCTTATTCAGAAGTGAGGGGATACTGGAGACCTTTGGAAGGAGCAAATCCGTACGATGGAGAAGTTGGTAAAATTTCCTCAGGTTCAGAATGTAAAATGGAGTTCAGATGTCCCTACGAAAGCATTGGCGATGTGAAAAGGGTTATTAAAAGCGTTCATCCATATGAGGAACCGATCATTAATGTTTTCCCCTTACTGTAA
- a CDS encoding sensor histidine kinase — protein sequence MKSDYRQLKIRILVQILATILLTGMAGIFLCTVLVDGIFQKPFADAVLAFFQTFFSMNEYSAIYYYQQIFVFHKVEILIVAYFILLLFSLSAVLTKVVHYFDQVSKGVDQLLIDSEQPIILKPELSSMQVKLNKVKSILIERKKSAAESEQRKNDLVVYLAHDLKTPLTSVIGYLSLLQEADDLPDAQRKKYTAIALNKALRLEDLINEFFEITRFNLQNIELEQNKINISLMLNQLADEFYPIFEPKNMKAVVQSDDLVITGDANKLARVFNNLLKNAVTYGYEDSTIEISAEKRDGRTDISFKNRGDKISGQQLDHIFEKFYRLDAARSSHTGGTGLGLAIAKKIVEQHQGTIAASSNEHFTEFVVSFPQ from the coding sequence TTGAAAAGTGACTATAGACAATTAAAAATAAGGATATTAGTCCAAATTTTAGCTACTATTTTGTTGACTGGAATGGCAGGAATTTTTCTTTGCACGGTTCTTGTGGATGGTATTTTTCAAAAACCATTTGCGGATGCAGTTTTAGCATTTTTTCAAACCTTTTTCTCAATGAATGAATATAGCGCCATTTATTATTACCAGCAGATTTTTGTCTTTCATAAAGTGGAAATACTTATCGTTGCCTATTTTATCCTGCTCCTGTTCTCGCTCTCCGCAGTTTTAACGAAGGTCGTCCACTATTTTGATCAAGTCAGCAAAGGTGTGGATCAATTACTGATTGATTCGGAGCAGCCGATTATTTTAAAACCTGAGCTTTCTTCCATGCAGGTCAAGCTGAACAAGGTGAAGTCTATATTGATAGAAAGGAAAAAAAGTGCTGCCGAAAGCGAACAGAGGAAAAATGATTTGGTCGTTTATTTAGCTCATGATCTTAAAACACCACTTACATCCGTGATCGGGTATCTCAGCCTGCTTCAGGAGGCTGATGATCTGCCGGATGCACAGAGGAAAAAATACACAGCCATAGCGCTTAATAAGGCGCTGCGATTGGAAGATTTGATTAATGAATTTTTTGAAATAACACGGTTTAATCTTCAAAATATTGAGTTGGAACAGAATAAAATCAATATTTCTCTGATGCTTAACCAATTGGCAGATGAGTTTTATCCCATTTTTGAACCCAAAAATATGAAAGCCGTTGTTCAGTCAGATGATTTAGTCATCACAGGAGACGCTAACAAATTAGCTAGGGTTTTCAATAATTTACTTAAGAATGCGGTAACGTATGGGTACGAGGATAGTACCATTGAGATTTCTGCTGAAAAAAGGGATGGGCGGACAGATATTTCGTTTAAAAACAGAGGAGATAAGATATCAGGGCAGCAGCTCGACCATATTTTTGAAAAATTTTATCGCCTTGATGCCGCACGGTCCAGCCATACAGGAGGTACAGGACTGGGGCTTGCCATTGCTAAAAAGATTGTAGAACAACATCAGGGAACGATTGCAGCTTCAAGCAATGAGCATTTTACTGAGTTTGTTGTGTCTTTTCCCCAATAA
- the vanR gene encoding VanR-ABDEGLN family response regulator transcription factor, with product MDVNILVVDDEREIADLVELYLKNENYKVYKFYRAEEALDCIEKVRLDLAILDIMLPEINGLAVCQKIREKYNFPVIMLTAKVEEMDKITGLTLGADDYITKPFSPLEMLARVKAQLRRFIKYNDNVQLGQDVIDFSGLVLNRRTHECLFNEKPLHLTPTEFSILLILCENKGQVISSERIFHEVWGEKYFGNGNNTVMVHIRHLREKMNEPAGNPRLIQTVWGVGYKIEK from the coding sequence ATGGATGTAAATATTTTGGTTGTGGATGATGAGCGAGAAATTGCCGACTTGGTAGAATTGTATTTAAAAAATGAAAATTATAAGGTTTATAAATTTTATCGGGCAGAGGAAGCCCTGGATTGTATTGAAAAAGTCCGACTTGATTTAGCTATTCTCGATATCATGCTCCCTGAAATCAACGGGTTGGCTGTTTGTCAAAAAATCCGCGAAAAATATAACTTCCCGGTGATCATGCTGACTGCAAAGGTTGAGGAAATGGATAAAATAACCGGTCTGACCTTAGGTGCCGACGATTATATAACCAAACCGTTCAGTCCATTAGAGATGCTGGCAAGAGTAAAAGCGCAGCTGCGCCGGTTTATAAAATACAATGATAATGTTCAGCTGGGACAGGATGTTATTGATTTTTCCGGGCTTGTCCTCAATAGGAGGACGCATGAATGTTTGTTCAATGAAAAACCACTACACCTGACCCCAACTGAATTTTCTATTTTGCTGATATTGTGTGAAAACAAAGGACAGGTGATCAGTTCTGAACGCATTTTCCACGAAGTGTGGGGCGAAAAATATTTTGGAAATGGCAACAATACCGTCATGGTTCATATACGGCACTTGCGGGAAAAAATGAATGAACCGGCTGGAAATCCAAGATTGATTCAAACGGTGTGGGGGGTGGGCTATAAAATTGAAAAGTGA
- a CDS encoding GNAT family N-acetyltransferase, with product MNIFKENQPDFLFISEQLRLRKFNGIIPQALGWYQDEKMLRFVDGPGRKPYSEETLSRMYAALNDLGELYYIEYKKDNLFQAIGDVTLAIRDLPIVIGDAGLRGKGIGFQVIQTLIERAYDQGLKELHVREIYSYNTASQGLFEKCGFKKDVKTKLGYSYRLVRE from the coding sequence ATGAATATATTCAAAGAAAATCAGCCGGATTTTCTTTTCATTTCTGAACAGCTGCGGCTGAGAAAATTTAATGGAATTATTCCGCAAGCTTTAGGGTGGTATCAGGATGAGAAAATGCTCCGGTTTGTCGACGGACCAGGTAGAAAACCGTACAGTGAGGAAACTCTGTCGCGTATGTATGCTGCTCTGAATGATTTGGGAGAGCTTTATTATATTGAATATAAAAAGGACAACCTTTTTCAGGCGATTGGCGATGTTACGCTTGCGATCCGTGATTTGCCGATTGTCATTGGCGACGCCGGTTTACGGGGAAAAGGCATTGGTTTTCAGGTCATTCAGACTCTGATTGAAAGGGCGTACGATCAGGGATTAAAAGAACTTCATGTCCGGGAAATATACAGCTACAATACCGCGTCGCAAGGACTTTTTGAAAAATGCGGTTTTAAGAAGGACGTTAAGACGAAACTCGGTTATTCATACCGATTGGTGAGGGAGTAG
- a CDS encoding C40 family peptidase, with amino-acid sequence MKKSILSMALAGGLVIAGTGSLHQAKADSLPNPADIAKQGIGEAYTWGANDCSGFTMKVFAQLGIALPHSAAAQAGYGTYVSRQDLQPGDLVFFHTYGTGITHVGIYVGNNRMISSENENTGVIETQIFGGGGESSYWSPRYVTARRLTSDSVPQANQVVASPVSMKASAPAAQSNQAQSSESTTSQPTTAPTTTNQTSQSAAKPSVQPAKTASVSAETNAPSAPSAKAKRGTYIVQTGDTLWAISRDNGITVSQIEKLNQLSTSMIFPGQKLNLQQTQSYSIKKGDTLWAIARANGISVSQLIKANHLSSTMIYPNDMLTIPQQ; translated from the coding sequence ATGAAAAAAAGTATTTTGTCCATGGCGCTGGCTGGCGGGCTGGTTATTGCAGGAACAGGGAGTCTGCATCAGGCAAAGGCGGATTCGCTGCCGAACCCTGCAGACATTGCAAAGCAGGGTATTGGCGAAGCGTATACTTGGGGAGCCAATGATTGCTCAGGTTTTACAATGAAAGTATTTGCACAATTAGGTATCGCGCTGCCGCATAGTGCGGCAGCACAGGCTGGTTATGGGACTTATGTCAGCAGACAGGATCTTCAGCCGGGGGATCTGGTCTTTTTTCACACCTATGGAACCGGGATTACCCATGTCGGTATTTATGTCGGCAACAATCGAATGATCAGTTCGGAAAACGAGAACACTGGAGTTATAGAGACGCAGATATTTGGAGGAGGAGGGGAATCAAGTTATTGGTCACCGAGGTATGTGACGGCGCGGCGCTTGACCAGTGACTCGGTTCCGCAGGCAAATCAAGTGGTTGCAAGTCCGGTGTCGATGAAGGCCAGTGCTCCTGCGGCTCAGTCAAATCAGGCTCAAAGCTCAGAGAGCACAACTTCTCAACCAACGACCGCACCAACGACAACCAATCAAACATCGCAATCTGCTGCAAAACCATCGGTACAGCCAGCGAAGACAGCATCTGTATCCGCTGAGACAAACGCCCCTTCAGCACCGTCTGCTAAGGCAAAACGCGGAACTTACATCGTTCAGACAGGCGATACACTGTGGGCGATATCAAGGGACAACGGCATTACTGTTTCGCAGATTGAAAAACTGAATCAGCTCTCGACCAGTATGATTTTCCCAGGGCAAAAGTTGAATCTGCAGCAGACACAGAGTTATTCGATTAAAAAAGGTGACACACTTTGGGCTATTGCCCGCGCAAATGGCATCTCTGTCAGCCAGTTAATAAAAGCAAACCATCTGTCTTCCACGATGATTTACCCGAACGATATGCTCACTATTCCACAACAGTAA
- a CDS encoding DUF4064 domain-containing protein, giving the protein MKSDLKTPKVLAAISLILLIIFLISLLIFDLTMEHNTALRTLIINIYNHDPKVQRDAANGALTITAEQFAANTIIYLKKALIYSISFLLVMCAMNGAGIFCIKRYPRGSAVIFIINGMLLIFTAIIPALLIPVGLILLRRTKKAIV; this is encoded by the coding sequence ATGAAGTCAGATTTAAAAACACCCAAAGTCTTAGCGGCTATTTCTTTGATTTTACTGATAATCTTTCTTATCTCGCTGCTAATCTTTGACCTCACAATGGAGCACAACACCGCCTTACGCACATTGATCATTAATATATATAATCATGATCCCAAGGTACAAAGAGATGCGGCAAACGGCGCTTTGACGATTACGGCAGAACAATTTGCGGCAAATACGATCATTTACTTAAAAAAGGCATTAATCTATTCCATAAGTTTTTTATTAGTCATGTGTGCCATGAATGGGGCGGGAATTTTCTGCATAAAACGTTATCCACGGGGTTCCGCAGTTATTTTTATTATAAATGGAATGCTATTAATTTTTACAGCGATCATCCCTGCCTTATTAATTCCGGTTGGCCTGATCCTTTTGAGGCGAACAAAAAAAGCGATTGTCTGA
- a CDS encoding helix-turn-helix domain-containing protein has protein sequence MAYQLGEVVKKIRQSKRYTQKYVSGNQMSRTTFSKIEAGEMQPTVGKFMHILERLDITYEEFKYIENMYTLNGKDEIMFDFFQISTNVEVKDMEMLIDKCSDFLDNYSDSIVDDIRSVCKALVLVHLQNSFEEAYPFAEKVWKRLSQLDNWYSTELKLINNIFFFFPLETGISIVERALREIDRFSYFNQNKELKAAYLINMTLLLINNEQFAEANNCAEKAIQECIVTKRYEVISLAFARKGIALINLGKEEQGISAIRKAIQISSALGQTGLIESFKGEIREKTKISI, from the coding sequence GTGGCATACCAATTAGGTGAAGTTGTAAAGAAAATCAGGCAATCCAAAAGATACACACAAAAATATGTTTCTGGTAATCAGATGTCGCGCACAACCTTTTCAAAAATTGAGGCTGGCGAAATGCAACCAACTGTAGGCAAGTTCATGCATATTCTTGAGAGACTAGATATTACCTATGAAGAATTTAAGTATATAGAAAATATGTATACGCTGAATGGAAAAGACGAGATTATGTTCGATTTTTTTCAGATTTCCACTAATGTCGAAGTCAAGGATATGGAGATGCTTATCGATAAATGTTCTGACTTTCTGGATAATTATTCAGACAGCATTGTTGATGATATTCGTTCTGTCTGCAAAGCCCTCGTACTTGTACATTTACAAAATAGCTTTGAAGAAGCATACCCTTTCGCTGAAAAGGTATGGAAACGCCTTTCCCAGCTTGATAATTGGTACTCAACAGAGTTAAAGTTGATTAATAACATTTTCTTCTTTTTCCCGCTTGAGACAGGTATATCAATAGTAGAGAGAGCACTTAGAGAGATTGACCGATTTTCATACTTTAATCAGAATAAAGAACTTAAAGCTGCTTATCTAATCAATATGACACTTCTGCTTATTAATAATGAGCAGTTTGCCGAGGCTAATAACTGTGCTGAAAAAGCCATTCAGGAATGCATTGTGACAAAAAGATACGAGGTCATCTCATTGGCTTTTGCAAGAAAGGGTATTGCGTTAATCAATCTTGGCAAAGAGGAACAAGGAATTTCGGCCATTAGGAAGGCTATTCAAATCAGTTCCGCCCTTGGTCAAACAGGGCTAATTGAATCATTTAAAGGGGAAATTCGAGAAAAAACAAAGATCAGCATTTAA
- a CDS encoding aldo/keto reductase encodes MIYNFLGNTGLKVSNLSLGTMAFGRWIDEKESDRIIDAALDSGINVIDTANFYGKGQDEAFRYGTGASEEIIGRALQGRRDKIVLATKVGLPMGRGVNEQGLSKKHILKQAEDSLSRLKTDYIDLYQVHRFDENTPLEETLEALTTLVEQGKVRYIGCSNFAAWQIEKSRKISKLDRLVSFVSSQSQYNLLSREAEQELIPYCLSENVGLLVYSPLARGMLTGKYASGADYPAGSRAANGEKLIFQYINDDNFKRVAKYQEIAKRYEKKMPQFALSWILNQPAVTTAILGASKVQHVTDAAAISDWKWDTELIQEVNNI; translated from the coding sequence ATGATCTATAATTTCTTGGGCAACACAGGATTGAAAGTTTCTAATTTATCTCTGGGCACTATGGCTTTCGGGCGCTGGATCGATGAAAAAGAATCAGATCGGATCATTGACGCCGCGCTTGACTCCGGAATTAACGTTATTGACACAGCCAACTTTTATGGCAAAGGCCAGGACGAAGCATTCAGATACGGCACAGGCGCTTCGGAAGAGATTATCGGGAGAGCGTTGCAAGGCAGAAGGGACAAGATTGTTCTGGCTACAAAAGTGGGGCTTCCGATGGGAAGAGGTGTCAACGAGCAAGGTTTGTCAAAAAAACACATTCTTAAGCAGGCTGAAGACTCATTAAGCAGGCTGAAAACCGATTATATCGATTTATATCAAGTACACCGGTTTGATGAGAACACGCCTCTTGAAGAAACGCTTGAAGCACTCACGACCCTTGTAGAACAGGGAAAGGTCAGATATATTGGCTGTTCTAATTTTGCCGCCTGGCAGATTGAAAAATCAAGAAAAATCAGCAAACTGGATCGACTGGTTTCATTTGTTTCTTCACAGTCCCAATATAATCTTCTGTCAAGGGAAGCCGAGCAGGAACTGATTCCGTATTGCCTGTCTGAAAATGTCGGGCTGCTCGTCTACAGTCCGCTTGCCAGAGGGATGCTTACCGGCAAATATGCATCCGGAGCAGATTATCCGGCGGGAAGCAGGGCAGCGAACGGAGAAAAGCTGATTTTTCAATATATAAATGACGATAATTTTAAAAGAGTGGCGAAATATCAAGAAATCGCCAAACGTTATGAAAAGAAAATGCCACAGTTTGCACTTTCCTGGATCCTGAATCAACCGGCGGTGACAACAGCCATTCTTGGTGCCAGCAAGGTGCAGCATGTGACTGATGCCGCGGCAATCAGCGACTGGAAATGGGACACCGAGCTGATTCAGGAAGTTAACAATATTTGA
- a CDS encoding aldo/keto reductase, with protein sequence MSEQTVTASSSGTFKIGGDLSVNRLGYGTMQLTGPGIWGDPKDPDEAVRVLQKAIDLGVNFIDTADVYGPYVANEFVKKALHPYPDDLVIATKVGFTRQGPDRWIPVGRPEYLRQQVEMNLRTLGVDRIDLLQLHRIDPKVPLADQIGELALMKMEGKIHHIGLSQVSVGELQAANEITPIVSVQNLYNLAKRDSELILNYCEKHQIGFIPWFPLATGALAKEGGPLDQIAKKYDAKPAQIALAWLLKRSPVILPIPGTSSVAHVKENIAAAGIKLSDEDFQALSAAV encoded by the coding sequence ATGTCAGAACAAACAGTTACAGCATCTTCATCAGGCACTTTTAAAATCGGCGGTGATCTGTCGGTCAATCGGCTCGGTTATGGAACGATGCAGCTGACCGGCCCCGGTATCTGGGGAGATCCGAAAGATCCCGATGAAGCGGTACGCGTGCTTCAGAAAGCTATTGATCTCGGTGTTAATTTTATTGATACAGCTGATGTTTATGGTCCTTACGTTGCCAACGAATTCGTTAAAAAAGCGCTCCACCCTTATCCGGATGATCTGGTGATCGCAACCAAGGTAGGGTTTACTCGTCAGGGACCGGACAGATGGATACCTGTCGGCCGGCCGGAATATCTTCGGCAGCAGGTCGAAATGAATCTGCGCACTCTAGGTGTCGATCGCATTGATCTTCTTCAGTTACATCGGATTGATCCCAAAGTTCCACTGGCCGATCAGATCGGTGAATTGGCACTAATGAAGATGGAAGGAAAAATCCACCACATCGGACTGAGCCAGGTCAGTGTTGGCGAGCTTCAGGCAGCTAATGAAATTACGCCGATCGTCTCCGTTCAGAACCTTTATAATTTGGCAAAACGAGATTCAGAATTGATCCTGAATTACTGTGAGAAACATCAGATCGGTTTCATTCCTTGGTTCCCGCTCGCCACGGGCGCTCTGGCAAAAGAAGGCGGACCGCTGGATCAGATTGCAAAGAAATATGATGCAAAACCGGCTCAGATTGCCCTTGCCTGGCTGCTGAAGCGATCACCGGTCATCCTTCCGATCCCCGGAACATCTTCTGTCGCTCATGTCAAAGAAAATATCGCTGCAGCCGGAATCAAACTGAGCGATGAAGATTTTCAGGCTCTTTCTGCGGCTGTGTAA
- a CDS encoding GNAT family N-acetyltransferase: MLKLEGKKVIIRDWKLEDADDYIYWRQPGQFWQKFDGPYYPRMSKDEVVQLVKKLCLKIKTHQLEAPRKDLAIADRETDKLLGRVSWYWESEETNWLSAGIAIFNPEYWGNGRGFEAFGLWTDYLFKAMPEIVRVDLRTWSGNFGMMRLAEKLGYVKEACFRKARIVNGEYFDSIGYGILREEWGELHLEGFQKTLFK; encoded by the coding sequence ATGTTAAAACTTGAGGGGAAAAAGGTTATCATTCGCGATTGGAAACTGGAGGATGCCGACGATTATATTTATTGGAGACAGCCCGGTCAATTCTGGCAAAAATTTGATGGCCCATATTACCCTAGAATGTCCAAGGATGAAGTTGTTCAGCTCGTTAAAAAACTTTGCCTGAAAATAAAGACGCATCAATTAGAAGCACCAAGAAAAGATTTAGCCATTGCTGACAGAGAAACAGATAAACTTCTTGGTCGCGTAAGCTGGTATTGGGAGAGTGAGGAGACGAACTGGTTATCGGCCGGCATCGCCATTTTCAACCCGGAATATTGGGGGAATGGCAGAGGTTTTGAGGCATTTGGCCTGTGGACTGACTATCTTTTTAAAGCAATGCCTGAGATTGTTAGAGTAGATTTAAGAACATGGTCGGGCAACTTTGGCATGATGCGGTTAGCTGAGAAATTGGGCTATGTAAAGGAAGCGTGTTTTAGAAAAGCAAGAATTGTAAATGGTGAATATTTTGATTCAATCGGGTATGGGATCTTAAGAGAGGAATGGGGTGAATTACATCTGGAAGGCTTTCAAAAAACGCTTTTTAAATAA
- a CDS encoding D-alanyl-D-alanine carboxypeptidase family protein — MAKKRSGRLLMGLLCLSVVFAFCVWELFQAGKSTTFQKEGVNQTNGISTSTSQSPGIYSSNAVLMDLSNGRVLYQKAGDEKAYPASLTKIMTVIVAIEHLPDLQASVTLSNRVFRDLREMDASTAGFFPNERLKIADLLYGAMLPSGADAAQGLAIAVSGSEAAFVKLMNQKAAGLGMRNTHFANDSGLQDADHYTTARDIAILLKYALKNHTFRELFTAHRHIIPPTNLHPDGMTLYSTLFQEMTHPEFDGISVTGGKTGYTEEAGLCLATLARKDHREYILVTMGARGNHQTLQFNVLDASMIYKKFLE; from the coding sequence ATGGCGAAGAAAAGATCGGGCAGATTGCTCATGGGGTTACTTTGTCTTTCTGTCGTTTTTGCGTTTTGCGTATGGGAGCTATTTCAAGCTGGAAAATCCACAACATTTCAAAAAGAAGGGGTAAACCAAACGAATGGCATAAGTACCTCCACCAGTCAGTCGCCAGGCATATACAGTTCAAACGCTGTCCTGATGGATCTGTCAAATGGCAGAGTGCTCTATCAAAAAGCGGGTGATGAAAAAGCTTATCCGGCTTCTTTAACAAAAATCATGACGGTCATTGTAGCCATTGAACATCTTCCTGATCTTCAGGCTAGTGTGACTTTATCAAATCGAGTATTTCGAGATTTGCGGGAGATGGATGCTTCAACAGCAGGATTTTTTCCAAATGAACGCTTAAAGATTGCCGATTTACTTTATGGGGCCATGCTCCCATCGGGTGCGGACGCTGCACAAGGATTAGCGATAGCAGTGTCTGGATCGGAGGCAGCCTTTGTAAAACTGATGAACCAAAAAGCAGCAGGGCTGGGCATGAGAAATACCCATTTTGCTAATGACAGTGGGTTGCAGGATGCCGATCATTACACGACCGCAAGGGATATCGCTATTTTATTAAAATATGCCTTGAAAAATCATACATTTCGCGAGTTGTTTACAGCTCATCGGCACATCATCCCACCGACCAATTTGCATCCTGATGGTATGACTCTGTACAGCACTTTATTTCAAGAAATGACTCACCCCGAATTTGACGGGATCAGCGTTACGGGCGGGAAAACCGGATATACGGAAGAAGCCGGTCTATGCCTGGCTACTCTTGCCAGAAAAGACCATCGGGAATACATTTTAGTAACGATGGGCGCGCGAGGCAATCATCAGACCTTGCAATTCAATGTTCTCGATGCTTCTATGATTTATAAAAAGTTTTTGGAATGA
- a CDS encoding HXXEE domain-containing protein, translating to MHTSIFLLFLFTISLHNTEEGIWLIQMTMDSKMQRHKAITQDQFLFAVIAVTAAAYFITAMFLFYPQNSIVKYAYFGFLAIMMLNVIFPHLLLTIVEKKYSPGLMTGLSLIIPIHTIMIIRSIQYRFISISGLLLGTIIMALCILLLIPVMFKLASKLINSTVHVMFNEKCLISTQIL from the coding sequence TTGCATACATCAATCTTTCTGCTTTTTTTATTCACCATCTCTCTGCATAATACGGAAGAGGGAATCTGGTTGATTCAAATGACAATGGATTCAAAGATGCAGCGGCACAAAGCTATTACACAAGATCAGTTTTTATTTGCTGTCATTGCAGTGACCGCCGCTGCTTATTTCATCACTGCTATGTTCCTTTTTTATCCGCAAAATTCGATAGTAAAATATGCTTACTTTGGCTTTCTTGCCATAATGATGCTAAACGTCATTTTTCCACATCTGCTTTTGACGATTGTCGAAAAAAAGTATTCTCCCGGTTTAATGACAGGTCTCTCCTTAATTATTCCAATCCACACAATAATGATCATTAGAAGCATTCAGTATCGATTCATCTCGATAAGTGGATTGTTGTTAGGGACAATAATTATGGCATTATGTATCCTTTTGCTCATACCTGTTATGTTTAAACTTGCTTCGAAACTGATAAACTCTACGGTTCACGTAATGTTTAATGAAAAATGTCTCATTTCCACACAAATATTGTGA
- a CDS encoding transcriptional regulator, which translates to MAEPKCPECGIVGMDHIVSEKSIQSSPIGDPWFNVAFCDQCGHIYGVFAKTVNHPSSTIPPVPKHYFTRS; encoded by the coding sequence ATGGCTGAGCCAAAGTGCCCGGAGTGTGGAATCGTCGGCATGGATCACATTGTCTCTGAGAAGAGTATTCAGAGCAGCCCGATAGGTGATCCATGGTTCAATGTAGCATTCTGTGATCAGTGCGGTCATATCTATGGCGTCTTCGCAAAGACTGTGAATCATCCTTCTTCAACAATTCCACCGGTACCGAAACATTATTTTACCCGATCATGA